From a region of the Triticum aestivum cultivar Chinese Spring chromosome 7D, IWGSC CS RefSeq v2.1, whole genome shotgun sequence genome:
- the LOC123166252 gene encoding uncharacterized protein: MEMEGNQIQTSPMGSAPSRSSPRQWSWGSALAGAVTTAAAAGVLVCRPRDPSFELISMNLSTFHFRPPAALDIGLTLTVHATNPNVVPVRYGASNVSILYGGTLLGTARLDAGQQPATSCRLLHLPARLDAMELAHHAGAILADATRRHMELDAVVEIAGEAVVLLWSRRFSVRIDSHIVVDPVFLEVVEQDNRSEMQLYLT, encoded by the coding sequence ATGGAGATGGAAGGAAACCAAATCCAGACCTCGCCCATGGGGTCCGCGCCGTCAAGGTCATCCCCCCGGCAGTGGAGCTGGGGCTCGGCCCTCGCCGGCGCCGtcaccacggcggcggcggcgggcgtgctGGTCTGCAGGCCGAGGGACCCGAGCTTCGAGCTCATCTCCATGAACCTGTCCACCTTCCACTTCCGGCCGCCGGCGGCGCTGGACATCGGCCTCACCCTCACCGTCCACGCCACCAACCCCAACGTGGTGCCCGTGCGCTACGGCGCCTCCAACGTCTCCATCCTCTACGGGGGCACGCTCCTGGGCACCGCGCGCCTCGACGCCGGCCAGCAGCCCGCCACATCGTGCCGCCTGCTCCACCTCCCGGCCCGGCTCGACGCCATGGAGCTCGCCCACCACGCCGGCGCCATCCTCGCCGACGCCACGCGCCGCCACATGGAGCTGGACGCTGTCGTGGAGATCGCGGGCGAGGCCGTCGTGCTGCTCTGGTCGCGCCGCTTCTCCGTCCGCATCGACAGCCACATCGTCGTCGACCCCGTCTTCCTCGAGGTCGTCGAGCAGGACAACCGCTCCGAGATGCAGCTCTACCTAACCTGA
- the LOC123166250 gene encoding uncharacterized protein, which yields MATALRLPSLLSSRAAPTTAARATIRGNRAGSFTHRVAAQPDDTTATTSTTPAPPAGFTPPVPKRFEVKPGQSNNIAGAALALPFRLGTGVFVLGYGVTLVDANEISPDQYALDFQGRKVKETSKVGQCPRPAKPIEIYEFEGCPFCRKVREMVSVLDLDVLYYPCPKGSPTFRPKVLEMGGKRQFPYMVDPNTGVAMYESDDIINYLAKTYGDGSVPIMLKLGLLTTITAGLALSGRSGKGSSYTPAKLPSQPIEIWAYEGSPFCKIARETLVELELPHLLHSCARGSPKRQDFFKKYGLFQAPYIEDPNTGVKMFESADIVEYLRATYAA from the exons ATGGCCACGGCGCTCCGCCTCCCGTCTCTCCTCTCCTCCCGCGCCGCCCCTACCACCGCCGCTCGCGCTACCATCCGGGGGAATCGGGCAGGATCGTTCACTCACAGGGTCGCCGCGCAGCCTGAcgacaccaccgccaccacctccaccacgcCGGCTCCGCCCGCCGGGTTCACGCCCCCGGTTCCCAAGCGGTTCGAGGTCAAGCCCGGCCAGTCAAACAacatcgccggcgccgccctcgccTTGCCCTTCCGCCTCGGCACCGGGGTCTTCGTCCTCGG ATATGGAGTGACACTTGTTGACGCTAACGAGATATCACCAGATCAATATGCTTTGGATTTCCAAG GTCGGAAGGTGAAAGAAACGTCGAAGGTGGGGCAGTGCCCTCGACCTGCTAAGCCTATTGAAATATACGAGTTTGAAGG ATGTCCATTTTGTCGAAAG GTCAGAGAGATGGTATCCGTTCTGGACCTTGATGTTTTATATTATCCTTGTCCTAAAGGCAGCCCAACCTTCCGCCCAAAGGTTCTAGAGATGGGCGGAAAGAGACAGTTTCCTTACATG GTCGATCCAAACACAGGAGTTGCTATGTATGAATCAGATGACATCATAAATTACCTGGCAAAAACTTACG GTGATGGAAGTGTTCCAATTATGCTAAAACTTGGTCTATTGACA aCAATAACGGCAGGGCTTGCATTGAGTGGGCGTAGCGGGAAG GGATCTTCCTACACTCCTGCAAAGCTTCCATCCCAGCCAATAGAGATATGGGCATACGAG GGATCTCCTTTCTGTAAAATAGCGCGTGAGACCCTTGTCGAATTGGAGTTGCCACACTTGCTACACAG CTGTGCGCGTGGCAGCCCCAAGCGACAGGATTTTTTCAAGAAATATGGCCTTTTCCAG GCGCCTTATATCGAGGATCCTAACACGGGGGTAAAGATGTTCGAGAGCGCCGACATTGTAGAGTATCTGAGGGCAACATATGCTGCTTGA